In Methanoregula formicica SMSP, the DNA window ACCCTTGACGGGGAATTCACCGGAGGAAATGTCACTGCCGGCCTTGGAGAGGGCGTGACGGGCATTATCTTCAACCCGCGGTTTGAGTCATATAATGAGTCACTCCGTGGATGGGAAACGCAGGCCCTGGCAGAAGAGAGGGAATACCTGAAGTCACGTGCCCGGCAGAGCCCCTGAAACACAGAACCGCACGGGAAAGAATGGGAGGATTGGGATTCGAACCCAAGAACCACTAAGGACCGGATCTTAAGTCCGGCGGAGTTGGCCAGCTTTCCTATCCTCCCGCAGACGGATATCCTGATTGTCCTGTCGGGATAATGAGCGCGGCGCCACCCGCCATACGGGTGCCGTATGCTCTCCAGTACTTAGCCCCTGGATATAAAAAAAAGATTCCCTGATTGTTCTGCTATTATGATGGATGATGGCAGTTGCATGAAGGGTGGCAGGAAAAAGCTATGTTTTATAGGATTGCCGGGGTACTGAGTGTGAACAACCGCACGTGACTTTCATGAGTACCCTGACGCTGAACGGCTGGATGGAGCGGGACGGCCACCGGCTCAGCATTCCCGGGATCGAGAGACTGGTAATAGACCGCCCGGATGAACTGTCGCAGTGCGGAGGGGAATTCTTCCTTTCCTGGGACTCCTGCAGCGCCCGCGACCTGTACGGGATCATGGAGGGAACCGGCCCGAAAGGCACTATTCTCTGCAACGGGAAAGCCACCGGGACTATCGCTCCCACAGCACCGGAGATGACCCTCGAAGATGCAATCGTGACTGCCGTTCGCCTCCGCAGCGATGAGGGAGTCGTGGCATTATCGGGAGGGGTGGACTCGGCGCTCGTGGCTGCCCTTGCCCGACGGGAATGCGTTGCCGTAGGCCTTGAAGGATCGCATGACCTGAAACGGGCGAAAGCTGCCGCGGACTCTCTGGGGCTTGACTGCACCTTCGTGACGATCCATGAGGAGGAGATCGCTTCAGCTCTTCCGATCGTTGTCAGGGCAATCCCGGAGAAGAATCCGGTGAACGCGGGAATCGCTCTCACCCTGTATTTCGTCGCGCACTGGGCCGGGGAGCATGGCTACCAGCGCATCATCACCGGGCAGGGCGCAGACGAACTCTTCGGCGGATATTCACGGTACCTTACCACGGAGACACTGGAAGAAGATCTCGTGCGGGACTTTACCGGTCTTGAAGCACAGGTGCGGCGTGATCAGGCAGTGGCGGCACTGCACGGGGCGTACTTCTCGATGCCGTATATGGACTTCCGTGTTGTGCGCGCCGCCCGGGCCATCCCTGCCGCGGAGAAGGTGCAGGGCGGCCGCCGTAAGATCCCCTTAAGAACGGTCGCAGAACGCCACATTCCCCCGGATCTCGCAGGGTACGAGAAGAAAGCCATGCAATACGGGAGCGGTGTCTGGGCAACCCTCCGGAAGCTTGCCCGTAAAAATGGTTATAAAACGTCCATGCAAGATTACATAGACCACATCAGCAGGGTGGAACATGGTCACTGAACAAGACGTACAACATATCGCGGAACTGGCCGATGTCGGTATCGGCGCCGGAGAACTGGAGAATTTTACCCACCAGTTCAACGCCATTCTCGAATATTTCGATATCCTCGACCGTGTCGAGGGGCAGGGCGAGGGAGCGCGCGATCACTATAATGTCCTGCGCGAGGACGAGGTCGAGCCCTCGCTCCCGCAGGAAGAGGTGCTCCGCAATGCACCGGCACAGGAAGACGGATTCATCAAGGCCCCGAGGGTGATGTAGTGCCGGCACAGACGATCATCTTCGAGCCCGATGACAAATACAATGCATTCCTCAAGGTCTGCAACAAACCGTCGCATACCAACGGGAAGCTGGCCGGTATCACGGTTGCTGTCAAGGACAATATCTCGACACAGGGCATCGAGACCACCTGTGCCTCGAAAATCCTCAAGGGCTATGTTCCCCCGTACGATGCCCACGTTGTCGGGCTCTTAAAGCAGGCAGGCGCTGCCATTGCCGGCAAGACCAACATGGACGAGTTCGGTATGGGGACCACCACCGAAAACTCCGCGTTCGGCCCCACCCTCAACCCCTGCGACACCGGGCGTGTCCCGGGCGGCTCCAGCGGTGGGAGCGCTGCGGCAGTTGCTGCCGGCATGGTCCGGATGGCCCTCGGGACGGACACCGGCGGTTCGATCCGGTGTCCCGCAGCATTCTGCGGCATTGTCGGCCTGAAACCCACCTATGGCCGCGTCTCGCGGTACGGCCTCATTGCCTACGCCAACTCGCTCGAACAGATCGGGCCGATGGGAAAGACCGTCTCCGATGTCTCCACCCTCATGAGCGTCATCGCAGGCTATGACCGCCATGACTCCACCTCGCAGAACAAGCCGTACGACCATATCCCCCGTGCCGACATCAAAGGCCTGAAAATCGGTATACCGGCAGAGTATTTCGGCAAGGGCGTTGACCCGCAGGTCGCCGCTGTTGTAAAGAAGGCGATTGGCCGGCTGGAGGAACTCGGGGCATCCACGGTCCTGTGCAGCATCCCCTCCATGGAATACGCCCTTGCAGCATACTACGTGACCTGCACCTGCGAGGCGAGCTCCAACCTGGCCCGGTTCGACGGCGTCCGGTACGGCCCTGCTGCGGACACGAAGAAGTCCTGGCACGATGCGTACCAGGAAGTAAGGAGCGCCGCGTTCGGCACCGAGGTCCGGCGCCGGATCATGCTCGGCACGTTTGCCCTCTCAAGCGGGTATTACGGGAAGTACTATACCAAGGCGCAGGTCGCCCGCGAGAATGTCCGGAACGATTTCCAGCGGATCTTCAGCGATGTTGACGTGATCGCCGGCCCTACCATGCCGACTATCGCATTCAGACTGAAGGAAAAGAGCGACCCGCTCTCGATGTACCTCGCTGACATTTTGACGGTGCCGGCGAACCTTGCCGGTATCCCGGCAATATCCGTCCCGTGCGGGAAGTCCGAAGGAATGCCGGTCGGTCTCCAGATCATGGGCCGTCACTTCGAAGATGAACGCGTGATCGATGTTGCCTATGCCTACGAGCAGGCGGTGAACTGATATGGCGGAAGAAGAGACGCAGGTCATTGTCGGTCTTGAAGTACACTGCCAGCTGGACACGAAGAGCAAACTCTTCTGCGGGTGTTCGACCGACTACCGCAGCGACGGCCCCAACACCCACCTCTGCCCCATCTGCCTCGGCCTGCCCGGCGCTATGCCGGCGCTGAATAAGCGGGCCATCGAGTATGCTATGAAGGTGGCAAAAGCCCTCAACTGCGAGATCGTGAACGAGTCCGAGTTCTCGCGGAAGAACTACTTCTACCCTGACCTGGACAAGGCTTACCAGATCACCCAGTACGACAAGCCCCTTGCCGAAGGCGGCTATTTGGAGATCGAGAGCGATGCCGGCGGGGAGAAGAAGGTCCGCCTCACCCGCATTCATGTCGAGGAGGATCCCGGCCGGCTCGTCCACATGGGTAATGTCGAGCGGGGGAAGTACTCGCTTGTTGACTATAACCGTGCCGGCATCCCGCTCATCGAGATCGTCTCTGAGCCGGACATGCGCTCGCCCAAGGAAGCTCGGAAATTCTTGAACAAGCTCCGCGCCACGCTCGAATACCTGAGTGTATTCGACTCCGAGAAGGAGGGGTCGCTCCGTGTCGATGCGAACATCTCGATCAAAGGGCACGAGCGCGTTGAAGTCAAGAACATCACGTCCTACAAAGGCGTAGAAAAGGCGCTTACGTTCGAGGTCACACGCCAGAAGAACCTGATCCGGCGCGGGCTGAGGATCGAGCGCGAGACCCGGCACTTCCTCGAAGGCCGTGGCGTCACCCAGTCCGCCCGCAGCAAAGAGCAGGAGCACGACTACCGGTACTTCCCCGAGCCTGACCTCCGCCCGCTCCGGGTGAAATCCTGGGTCGACGGGATCGTCCTCCCCGAATTGCCGGATGCCCGACGCGAACGATTCATGGCGCAGTATGGCTGTTCGCTCAATCATGCCCGGACCCTGACCGGTGACCTGAAACTCGCCAACTTCTTCGAGAAGGTCGTATCATCCGATCCCAAAGGACTCGCCCCGCTTGCATCAACGTGGATTGCAGACACGCTCATCGGCGAGCTGAATTACCGCGACATGGGACTGGATCCCGTTGACCCGGAAAGTGTTGCCGCCCTGATATGGCTGCTGAAGGCAGGGACCATCACTGACAAGAGCGGGGTCGAGGTACTCCGGGTGATGCTTGACCAGCGGCTGAAGAAGGAGAAGACGGAGACGCCCGACGCGATCGTTGCCCGTCTTGGCCTGACCAGGACGACCGGCGACACGGGGGCGATTGCAGCCGCCATCGAAGAAGCTATCAGCGAGAACCCAAAAGCCCTCGAGGATTACCGGAACGGCGAGGGCAAGGCGCTCAACTTCCTTGTCGGGCAGGTCATGAAGAAGACGCGGGGCAAAGCCGACCCTGCCGAGCTGAACCGTATGCTCATTGAAGCGCTGAAAAAGAAGGAGGCGTAATACCCGTGCACCTGATCGTTGCAGAGAAGAACATCTCGGCCCGGCGCATCGCGGAGATCCTTGCCGGGGGAAAAAAGGTTGCCGAGCAGAAGGACGCCGGGGTATCCACGTACCATTTCGGCGACACGATCACGGTCGGGCTCCGGGGCCATGTCGTGGAGATCGACTTCGAGCCGGGATACCAGAACTGGCGGAGCGAGACCGCAACCCCAAGAAGCCTCATCGATGCAAAGACGATCAAGGTGCCCACAGAAAAGAAGATCGTTTCCCTCCTCCAGAAACTGGCGAAAAAAGCCGATCGCGTCACCATCGCTACGGACTTTGATACCGAGGGAGAGCTGATCGGCAAGGAAGCGTACGAGCTGGTCAGGGCCGCTAACAAAAAGGTCACGATCGACCGTGCCCGGTTCTCCGCCATCACGGAACAGGAACTGAAGCACGCGTTTTCCACTACCACCGAGCTTGACTTTGCCCTTGCCGCAGCCGGCGAAGCACGCCAGTCCATCGACCTGATGTGGGGGGCGTCCCTGACACGGTTCATCTCGCTTGCCGCACGCCGCGGAGGCCAGAACATCCTCTCGGTAGGCCGGGTCCAGACCCCGACCCTTAGTATGATTGTCGACCGGGAGAAAGAGATCGTGGCGTTCGTGCCGGAAAAGTACTGGCAGCTTGCTCTCGACTTCGAGAAACGCGGCGAGGTGATCGAGGCCCGGCACACCAATGGCCGGTTCCACGAGAAGGCCGCTGCCGAACAGGCCCGCGACCGGACGCAGTCACCCCTTGTCGTGAAGGAGGTCAGGACCGGGACCAAGCAGGACCGGGCCCCGTCACCATTCGACACCACGACCTATATCGTGGCGGCAGCACGGCTCGGGCTCTCGGCGGCAAACGCGATGCGGATTGCCGAAGACCTGTACATGAACGGTTTCATCTCGTACCCGAGGACAGACAACACCGTATATCCCCCGTCTCTCGACATCAGCGGGATCCTGAACACCCTGAAAACCTCGCCATTCAAAAAGGATGTCGAATGGGTGATCGCCCACCGGCGGCCGGTCCCGACGCGGGGCAAGAAGTCCTCGACCGACCATCCGCCGATCCACCCCACCGGAGCGGCGACACGGGAGATGCTCGGGGACGATGCATTCCGGGTGTACGAACTCGTGCTCCGCCGCTTCCTCGCCACCCTTGCGCCGGACGCTCAGTGGAAGACCTTAAAGATCCTCTTTGACGCGAATGGCGAGGAGTATACCACGACAGGCGGCCAGCTCATGGAACAGGGCTGGCATGCGGTGTACCCGTTCTCGGAGGCGCGGGAGACGCTCCTCCCCGAATTCGCTACCGGGGAAAAGCTGCCCATCAGGAAGGTAACGCTCGACGAGAAGGAGACACTGCCACCCGCACGGTACACCCAGAGCAAGCTCATCCAGCGGATGGAGGAACTGGGCCTTGGGACAAAGAGCACGCGGCACGAGGTCATTGCAAAACTCGTCTCCCGGAAGTACGTGGAGGGTGCACCTCTGCGGCCAACGCTGGTCGGCAGGGTCGTCACGGAGTCGCTCGAACAGCATGCCGACATCATAACAAAGCCGGATATGACCCGGACGCTCGAATCGCACATGCAGCTGATCAAGCAGAGCCAGCGGACGCGCGAGGACGTGATCAGGGAGTCCCGCGACATGCTGCACCGTGCCTTCGACCAGCTCGAAGCCAATGAACAGGTGATCGGCGATGATATCCGGAACCGGACCGCCGAGGAGATGAACCTCGGGAAATGCCCGGTCTGCGGCGGAACGCTTGCCATCAAGCATCTCCGCGGCAATACGCAGTTCATCGGCTGCTCGCGGTACCCGGACTGCAGCTTCAACATCGGCCTGCCAACAGCGCAGTGGGGATTTGCCATCAGGACCGACGAGAAGTGCGAGAAACACGGCCTGAACTTTGTCCGGCTCGTGCGGAAGGGGGCCCGCCCATGGGACATCGGGTGCCCGCTCTGCCACCAGATCAATTCCAACCGCGAGTCGCTCGAAGAGATCCCATCTGCCGACAAGGGGCTGGTCGACCGGATCCAGGCATGCCATATCTACACGGTTGCCGATCTTGCGCACAGCACTCCGGAAGACCTTGCAAAGAAACTTGGCGTTTCCCTTGAAAAGGCAACGGAACTTACCCGCGATGCTGCTGTCGTGCTGGAGAAACTCCGCCGCCGCTCGGAGTGCCGCAAGTTCATGCGGGACCGTCTCATCCCCCGCAAAGGACGGAGTTATGCAAAGATCCTTACGGCGCTCAAGGATGCGGGGATTACGGATCTCTCGCGCCTTGCACAGGCAGATCCCGCCACCCTGAAAAAATCCGGGGTCACCGACGCGGAGACAGAACAGTTGATCTCCGATGCAAAGATAGTGTACCACAGCCAGGTCTTAAAAGAGATCGGGATCCCTGCCGTGAGCCTGAAAAAGTACATTGCTGCAGGAATCATCGAGCCGGAAGCATTCTGTGCACAGTCACCCGCCGCGCTCAGCGAAAAGACGGGCATGTCCTTATCGACCATCCAGAAGCACGTCGACAAGGTCTGCACCTACCTCAAAAAGCCGGTCCCGAAGAAATTCTCGAAACTCCAAATCGAACGCGGAAAGAAACAATTACTCGCGGTGAGCGGGCTCTCCACCCTTCAGGTGGAAAAACTGTTCAGGGCAGGAATTGTTGATGGTGACGCACTCCTTGCCACCGACCCGGTCTCCGTTGCTGCCGCTACGGGAATCCCCGAGCAGAAGATCCGCGATTACCAGAAGGTCCTCAAAAGAAAGAAAGACACCGCCATCATTCAGCTGTAGGCAAAATTTACTTTTTTTTCAGCGCAAGTTCGATCGCAACCCGCAGGTCATTGTCCTCGAACGGTTTGACAATGAACCCATCCGGCTGCGTAGCCTTCGCACGGTCAAGGGTCGGACCGTCAGAATGGGACGTGACATAGACAACCGGGATGGAGAATCCCTTCTTGATCATTTTTGCCGTTTCAATCCCGTCCACTTCTCCCTGAATGTTGATGTCCATGAGGACAAGATCAGGTTTTGTCTTCACCACGAGTTCCATAGTCTCGGCACCGGAGATCGCCCTGCCGGCCACCTCGTACCCCAGGTTCTTCAACCGCCAATCCTCAACTTTTGCGATGATATCGTCATCCTCAACAAGGAGAATCTTTTTTGGTGCCAATGCAGTATCCTCCGCTTTACGTTCCCGGTATTGTGCTCCTTATGTTTACTCTTTCCTCTCTTTTTTCACGAACCGCCATGTTCCGTTTGGTATGATAAGTTCAAAGCGGGCTCTCTTCCCGTACACCCCGGTCTCCCGGATCGAGATCCCCGTGATCCGGAGGATCTCGCGGGTCAGGAAAAGCCCCATCCCGGTGTTTCTCCCGACGCCGCGCTCAAATATCCTCGCCTTGGCATTATCGGGGATCCCGACACCGTCATCCTCGCAGATGAGGGTCAGCCCGATATCGGAGATCTGGTAATAGAACCGGATCATCGTAAGCCGCTCCCCGTACCGGACCGCATTGTCCGCGAGGTTATAGAATACCTTCTCCAGCAGGGGATCGGCAAAGATCTCCGTCTCCTCGAGTTCGATCTCAATGGAGACGCCGGGATTGTTGAGGCCGGATATCGCACGGGAGACGATATCCCGTACATTCTGCCAGACCGGGGCATGTACACCTACCCCTTGGTAATCCCTCGTGAACGTGATCTGCCGCTGGATGAGTCTTCCCTCTTCCTTGATCTGTTCCAGCAGCCGGGCCAGTTCCTCCTTGTTCCCGGACGCCACGGCCATATCGATGAGGCCGAAGATCCCAGTGATGGTGTTTAAGATATCGTGTCTCGTAATATCGTTCATGAGGTTCAGTTTCTTGTTTGCCAGGTGAATGGCATCCTCGATACGTTTCCGGTCGGTGATATCGGTTATTGTACCAACGTAGCCGTGGATCTGGCCCTTGCTGTCATAGACCGGGACCGACTGCCCGTAGAGCCATATGACTGATCCGTCTGGTCGCATGAACCGGGTCTCAGCATCCGGAAGGAGACGCGACTGGAACTTCTTCCACATCTCTTTGGAGATCCGCATGCGGTCCAGGGGTTCCTGGATCTCTTTCCACGGGCGGCTTCGCATGTCCTGGAAGGTCATGCCGGTCATCTCCTCCCACCGCTCGTTGACGTACGTGAGGGCTCCGCTCGCTTTGCTCTCGAATACTCCGACAGGTGAGGTCTGGAGGAGGTGTGAGAGGCGCTCCTGGCTCTTCTGGAGCTCCTCCTGCATCTGGAGGCGCACTGTGTTGTCGATAAAGGTCTCCAGCAGGCATGAACGCCCATGGAGCATGACCGGAACAACGTGTTTGATGATGGAGATCCTGCTCCCGTCGGATCTCACCAGGATGCGCTGGGAATTATCCACCTGAATGCCAAGGTCCGTGACCGGACACTTGCCGGCTTCGGCCGGGCAGACAACATCATGGCAGGACCTGCCAATAATCTCGTCCCGGGTTATCCCGATCATTTCCAGGGCGGCGGGATTGACATCTATGATCGTATGGGTCCCGGCATCGATAACAAGGATCCCGATACTGACGGACATCAGGAGGGTCTGCAGGTACTCCTGGCTTTCTATTAATGCCTCTTCGAGATTGACTCTCTCCGTCACATCGATAAGAACACCGCGGAACCCGATAACCTGGCCTTCGCGATGAATTGGTGCGAGAGAAATGATCGCACGCATCAATGTGCCATCGGTTTTACGGAGGGTGTAAATCTCTCCGGTTGACGTTCCACCCGAAAGAACCGCGTTCAGGCCGCGACGCATCCGCTCGCCCTCTCCCTCGATAAGGAAATCGCCGACCCGGATATCCTTCCTGATCATCTCATCGGAGATCCCGAATAATTCTGCACCGACCTTGTTGGTGTAGAGGACCCGGCAATCGGCGTCCATCTCAAAAATGGGGAGCGGGAGCAGGTCGGCAAGCTCGTGGAACCGCGCCTCGCTCCGTATGAGGCCTTTACTTGCCTCGTCAAGGGAGTCCAGCATGCCGTTGATCTCTCGCGCTAGTGCTGCGAACTCATCGTTGCCTTCAAGGTGAACTCTCCGTGAGGGAAGAGACTTCGTGCTGATGCCCTGAACCTGAGTGCTGAGGGATGTGATCCGCGAAAGTACAAGGCGGTCGAGGAGGAGAAGATACGTGATCCCCAGCATCAGGCCGGCGGCAAGAACGATGAGGACATACTGGATCGTGGTGGTGGCACCCTGCAGGTAAATTGTGCGGGGTTCACGGACCTCCACGATGAGCCTGCCCTGCCCGGTGATGTCCCGGATGAGGGCATACCCGGCAATTTCATTGTCGCCTACGAACTCCGTGGTTCGGGCGTTGTTGTCCCCCGCTGCTGCAAGCAACGCCCGTACAGACGCGGGAATACCGGGATCATCTGCCGGAAGGAGACGGAACTGTTGCTGTACAGACGTTAACGGGACAACGGTTACGGAATGATCCAGGTACCTGCCCATCACAACACTGCCCGTCGGATTACCCGAGAGATCGGAGTGGAGGATCGGGCAGGACGCCACAATGACCGGCCGGTCATCAAGGATTATGATTCCTGACGTGGTTTTGAGCGGTTCTGAAGTCTTAAGGAGCGGACTTCCCGGCACCAGGTATGGAAAAAGGGACTCCGTCACCGGTATCATAGTGTGGTTCATGGTGTCGTAGGCACCGGCATAGACAACTTCACCGTTCTCATTGGTTATGACAATGAAACTGACCTGCAGGTTCCGGAATATTCCCGGTACAATATTGGTGGAAACATACCCCGGGTTCCTGCCATTGACAAACTCATAGGTATCGTCCCACTGCCCCCAGTCAGTGGTTACCGTGGACAGGGCGTTGTACTCGGCATCCAGACGGCTCAACGCCATGTCAACATCCTGTGTCACATAGCGCTGCTCCAGGGCGCTGTAACTGGTAAGCGAGATGTTTGCAACAAAAAGGACGATCAACGCGAGGATGACGATCAGCAGGGTTATCAGAATGACGCTGGTCTTTTCCTGGAGTTTCATGGTGATCGTCCAATCATTCTCCCGTTTTTATTGGTGGCATATAAACTGTTCTGTGCCCGGAGGATCTGTTCAGGGATGCAGGGATACCGGTATATGAGGATGGAGCGCCAATACTACACCAGATCATCATGAAATGGAAAGACTGGGTCCACGTGACAAAACTCGATCCCGACAAGCAGCTGAAAGCCGGCGATATTGAAGCGATCGCCTCCAGCGGCACGGACGCCCTGATGCTCTCGGGCACCCTCAACGTCACGCAGGAGAACCTTTCCGCACTCTTAAAGGAAGTGAAAGCCTACAACCTCCCGCTCGTCATGGAGCCTGCCGGGCCTGAGGCTGTCCTGATGCAGGGGATCGATTACGTCTTTGTCCCGAGCGTGATGAACACGACCGAGGTCACCTGGATCGTGGGGAAACACAAGGTTTGGGTGCAGATGCACAAGGGTAAAATCCCGTGGGAAGACGCTATCGTGCCCGAAGCATATATCGTGCTCAATCCTAATTCATCGGTTGGCAGGGTGACAAAAGCAGTCTGTGACCTGAAGCCCGAGGAGGTTGCCGCATATACTTCCGTAGCGGATCATTACTTCCATTTCCCTATTGTCTATATCGAGTACAGCGGCACGTTTGGAGACCCGGTCGTTGTGAAGGCTGCGTCCGAGGCTGTTGACAGGGCAGTCCTTTACTATGGCGGCGGGATCAACTCCGCGGAAAAGGCAGCACAGATGGGAAAATACGCTGACACGATCGTTGTCGGCAATGCTGTCTATGACCAGGGCCCGGCTGTCCTGAAAGCAACGGTGGATGCAGTCCAGTAACTCTTTTTATGCCCGAGATCGAGATCGTCCTCGTTGCTCCCATCTATGAAGGAAACGTGGGATTTGCCGCCCGCGTAATGAAGAACTTCGGGTTCTCCCGCCTCGTGCTCATCGACCCCTGCCCGCTCGGAGACGAGGCGAAAGCACGCGCCTCGCATGCGCAGGACGTATTAAGAAACGCCGAGGTCTGCACGATCGAGGACATTTTTGCCCGGAGCAACATCGTTATCGCCACCACCGGCACCGTGAGCAAGTCTGTCTGCCACTCGATGCGGATGCCGTTCTATTCCCCCAAGGAGCTCCGTGAACGGATAAAAGACATTGAAGGCCGGATCGCCATCCTCTTCGGGCGCGAGAACTGGGGGCTCAACAACGAGGAGGTGAAACGGAGCGACATGATCTGCTCCATCCCTACGAGCGAGGAGTACCCGATCCTCAACCTCTCGCACGCGGTCGGCGTGGTCTGCTACGAGCTCGCAAACCTCCCCCTCCCCGGCTATGCCCTCTGCCCCCCGCAGGACATGGAGTACCTGTACCAGCACATCGACCGGTATCTCGACGGCATCCACCACCCGAAATTCAAACGCGAGAACACGCTCATCCTCATCCGCCGTATTCTCGGCCGGTGCAATCTCACGGTACGGGAAGCGAGCACGCTCCACGGGTTACTGCGCCGGAGCGAATGGCACATCGACCCGAAACTGCTGGACCGGGACAAAACGGGCGCCAGAAACCTCCGTGACCCTGATTCCGACGAGGATGATCATCTGGAGTAAAACCGGTCTCCTTTAACGCTGCACGATCTCTCGTCTCCAATCAACACCCATTCTCATCTCATTGCAATGGTTGTCATTGATGGGAAGAACTGTAACCTATCTTACGGTACCAAGGATACAAGCGGTAAGCGCCGGACAACCCGGTTGATATATGGTAATCCTCCGACACGGTTCATATCGCGCTCAGCATGATTATCGGTCACCGCTTTTTGTTATTGGTCAAGGCAGGCAGGGATCTGATGGTGTACTATCCGGACATCCGCAAGACGGCTGATCATTGAGAAATTACGTCGGTAAGAACCACACTATGCAATATTCTGATATCCCATCCCATCCGAAGTACACCGCCCGACCCCCCCTCACCCCACCCTGCGATCCTACAATTTTTCGGATAATTATCACGGGAGACCGGCTTTCAGCCGGGCATCCGGCCCGTAGGGGGTCGGGCGGTGTGCTCCTGCATCCCCGGGATCCGCATGTCCTCCCGCGTCCAGTGTTACGCCTTTAATATACCAAGAAAACCCATGGTATACGGATGATCTTACCGGATCGGAGATGAATCAATGCGACTTCTTCTCATTCATTCAGATTACATAGAATACGAAGCAAAAAAGAAGACAAAGATGGCGGAGGAGGCTTCCGTCCTTGCCGACAAGGAGACCGAGGCGCTCACGGTCTTTTGCGCCGTTGAATCGATCGATGAGGAAGACCTTGAGGGAGTCATCCTCCAGGGAATCGAGGAGATCAAGAAGACCGCAGGACAGGTCAACGTAGACAAGATCGTGGTCTACCCGTATGCCCACCTTTCGAGCGACCTCTCTTCCCCGGAGACCGCGGTCGCGGTGCTCAATGCACTGAAGGCCGGCCTTGAAAAAGAGGGATTCACCGTCAAGCGTGCCCCGTTCGGCTGGTACAAGTCCTTCAAGCTCTCCTGCAAGGGCCACCCCCTCTCGGAGCTCTCCAAGACCATTATCCCCGGTGAGACAACAGTCAAGCCGGCAAAGAAAGAAGTTACCCACGACTGGTTCGTGCTCACTCCCGACGGCAAGCAACACGACTACAAGGAGTTCCTTGACGACTCCCCGTTCGGTTGCCTCGTGAAGAAGGAACTCGGCATCGCAACCCCGGTCGGCGGCGAGCCGGCGCACGTGGACCTGATGCGCGGAAAGGAGCTCGTGGACTACGAGCCCGCATCCG includes these proteins:
- a CDS encoding phosphoglycerol geranylgeranyltransferase, whose translation is MKWKDWVHVTKLDPDKQLKAGDIEAIASSGTDALMLSGTLNVTQENLSALLKEVKAYNLPLVMEPAGPEAVLMQGIDYVFVPSVMNTTEVTWIVGKHKVWVQMHKGKIPWEDAIVPEAYIVLNPNSSVGRVTKAVCDLKPEEVAAYTSVADHYFHFPIVYIEYSGTFGDPVVVKAASEAVDRAVLYYGGGINSAEKAAQMGKYADTIVVGNAVYDQGPAVLKATVDAVQ
- a CDS encoding RNA methyltransferase → MPEIEIVLVAPIYEGNVGFAARVMKNFGFSRLVLIDPCPLGDEAKARASHAQDVLRNAEVCTIEDIFARSNIVIATTGTVSKSVCHSMRMPFYSPKELRERIKDIEGRIAILFGRENWGLNNEEVKRSDMICSIPTSEEYPILNLSHAVGVVCYELANLPLPGYALCPPQDMEYLYQHIDRYLDGIHHPKFKRENTLILIRRILGRCNLTVREASTLHGLLRRSEWHIDPKLLDRDKTGARNLRDPDSDEDDHLE
- a CDS encoding PAS domain S-box protein; protein product: MKLQEKTSVILITLLIVILALIVLFVANISLTSYSALEQRYVTQDVDMALSRLDAEYNALSTVTTDWGQWDDTYEFVNGRNPGYVSTNIVPGIFRNLQVSFIVITNENGEVVYAGAYDTMNHTMIPVTESLFPYLVPGSPLLKTSEPLKTTSGIIILDDRPVIVASCPILHSDLSGNPTGSVVMGRYLDHSVTVVPLTSVQQQFRLLPADDPGIPASVRALLAAAGDNNARTTEFVGDNEIAGYALIRDITGQGRLIVEVREPRTIYLQGATTTIQYVLIVLAAGLMLGITYLLLLDRLVLSRITSLSTQVQGISTKSLPSRRVHLEGNDEFAALAREINGMLDSLDEASKGLIRSEARFHELADLLPLPIFEMDADCRVLYTNKVGAELFGISDEMIRKDIRVGDFLIEGEGERMRRGLNAVLSGGTSTGEIYTLRKTDGTLMRAIISLAPIHREGQVIGFRGVLIDVTERVNLEEALIESQEYLQTLLMSVSIGILVIDAGTHTIIDVNPAALEMIGITRDEIIGRSCHDVVCPAEAGKCPVTDLGIQVDNSQRILVRSDGSRISIIKHVVPVMLHGRSCLLETFIDNTVRLQMQEELQKSQERLSHLLQTSPVGVFESKASGALTYVNERWEEMTGMTFQDMRSRPWKEIQEPLDRMRISKEMWKKFQSRLLPDAETRFMRPDGSVIWLYGQSVPVYDSKGQIHGYVGTITDITDRKRIEDAIHLANKKLNLMNDITRHDILNTITGIFGLIDMAVASGNKEELARLLEQIKEEGRLIQRQITFTRDYQGVGVHAPVWQNVRDIVSRAISGLNNPGVSIEIELEETEIFADPLLEKVFYNLADNAVRYGERLTMIRFYYQISDIGLTLICEDDGVGIPDNAKARIFERGVGRNTGMGLFLTREILRITGISIRETGVYGKRARFELIIPNGTWRFVKKERKE
- a CDS encoding response regulator is translated as MAPKKILLVEDDDIIAKVEDWRLKNLGYEVAGRAISGAETMELVVKTKPDLVLMDINIQGEVDGIETAKMIKKGFSIPVVYVTSHSDGPTLDRAKATQPDGFIVKPFEDNDLRVAIELALKKK